The following nucleotide sequence is from Acidimicrobiales bacterium.
CGGCCGGAGGCTCGACCACCGCCGCCGAGTCGGTGGCGATGTCCGGCAGGTCCGGCGTCACGTTCGGGTAGCGGGGCGTGACCGTCGACACGCCGCGTACGCGCACGGGACTGCTCACCCCCCGGCTCCGGGCAAAGTCCATCGACGTCAGCACCACCGCCGCCGCCCCGTCCGAGGTGGCGCAGATGTCGAGCAGGCGGAGCGGGTCGGCCACCACCGGGGACGCCTCCACCTCCTCGGCGGTCACCTCCTTGCGGTACCGGGCGTAGGGATTGGCGAAGCCGTGACGCGAGTTCTTGACCTTCACCGCCGCGAAGTCCTCCGGCGTGGCGCCGTACAGGTCCATGCGCCGGCGGGCGTACAGCCCGAAGTAGGTCGGGTTGGTGGCGCCGATCAGCCGGAAGCGGAGCCAGTCGGCGTCGTCCCAGCGGTCCCCGGCGTTGGGGGCCAGGAACCCCTTCGGGGTGGTGTCGGCCCCGATCACCAGGGCCACGTCACACAGGCCGGCCAGGATCCGGGTGCGCGCTGTCTCCAGCGAGCTGGCACCCGACGCGCACGCCGCGTAGCTCGTGGACACCCGGGCACCGGTCCAGCCCAGGGCCCGGGCAAACGTCGATCCCGCCACGTAGCCCACGTAGCCGTTGCGGACCGTCTCCCCGCCCGCCACCAGCTGGACGTCGGGCCAGCTGATCCCGGCGTCGGCGAGCGCCTCACGCGCCGCCACCATCCCGTACTCGACGAAGGGCCGGCCCCACTTGCCCCACGCGTGCATGCCGACCCCGAGGACAGCCACGTCGTGGTCGCTCATCGCCCGCTCCCCTCGACTCCGTTCGGCGGGGCTCCTCCCGCCACGGGCCGCCACCTCCACACCAGGTGGTCGCTGCCGTCGACCTGGTACAGCGTCTCGAGCACCAGCTCGACGGGCTGGCCGACCCGGAGGTCGGCCGTGGTCAACCCCTCGGCCGCCTGGCCCAGCACGACGATGTGCTCCTCCTCCAGCTCCGCCGCCACGATGGCGAAGGGCTCGTAGGGCTCGGTCGTCACCACGTACGGAGGCGGCGGTTGATAGCGGGCGTCGGTGTAGCTCCACACCCGAGCCCGGCGCGAGAGCGGAACGGTCTCCAGGTCCTCGCCGTCGCAGGCGGGGTTCGGGCACCACGACACGGTCGGGGGGAAGGCGTAGGTCCCGCACCTGGGGCAGTGACGGCCCAGCAGGTGGGGCTGGTCCTCCACCGTGAACCAGCCCTCGATGGCGGGTACGGGGGTGGTGCTCAACTCGGGACCTCCTTCTCCCTCAGGCCGGCGGGGTCGATGACCTCCCGGATCAGGCGCAGCTCGTCGGGCGTCGGCAGCCGGCTGTCGGGGACATCGTCGGGAACCACCAGCTCGAACCCGGTGGCGGCCACCACCTCGTCTACCGCCACGCCCGGGTGCACCGAGCGCAGGCGCATGCGGCGCTCCGGGGTCTCCCAGTCCATGACCGCCAGGTTGGTGACGACCCGGCGCAGGTCGATGAAGCGCAGGGCGGCCGGGCCCGCCTCCGCCGCCCGGTTCCAACCCACCCCGGTGACCACGTCGACCTTCTCGACGAACACGCGGGGGGAGTGGTTCGGCACCCAGTAGCTGGTGGCGTTGTTCACGGTGTTGCCCGGCGCCCCCCGGAACCCGAGCAGCTGGGCCTTGGGCCGCTGGTAGTCGTCCCCGATGGACGCGAAGTTCTGGTTCCCGGAGGCGTCGATCTGGCTGGCGCCCATGATCACGTGGCGCCGTCCCGACCACACCACGTCGAACATGGCCCGGTAGGGGTTGTAGGTCTCGACGACCTTGCCGCCGGGCCACTCGAAGGCCTCGTCGTTGGCGATCAGCACCGCCTCCCCGTCGGTCATCAAGAGGTCGGGGGAAAAGCTGGCCCGGGCCAGCCGTCCGCCGATCATCGGGATGGTTCCGA
It contains:
- a CDS encoding lipid-transfer protein, whose protein sequence is MSDHDVAVLGVGMHAWGKWGRPFVEYGMVAAREALADAGISWPDVQLVAGGETVRNGYVGYVAGSTFARALGWTGARVSTSYAACASGASSLETARTRILAGLCDVALVIGADTTPKGFLAPNAGDRWDDADWLRFRLIGATNPTYFGLYARRRMDLYGATPEDFAAVKVKNSRHGFANPYARYRKEVTAEEVEASPVVADPLRLLDICATSDGAAAVVLTSMDFARSRGVSSPVRVRGVSTVTPRYPNVTPDLPDIATDSAAVVEPPAVGFRPSITKAAYEEAGIGPEDLSLAEVYDLSTALELDWYEDIGICSEGEAEKLLRAGETTLGGRIPVNPSGGLACFGEAVPAQALAQVCEVTWQLRGQAGERQVEGARVGVTVNQGLFGHGSSVLLSV
- a CDS encoding OB-fold domain-containing protein is translated as MSTTPVPAIEGWFTVEDQPHLLGRHCPRCGTYAFPPTVSWCPNPACDGEDLETVPLSRRARVWSYTDARYQPPPPYVVTTEPYEPFAIVAAELEEEHIVVLGQAAEGLTTADLRVGQPVELVLETLYQVDGSDHLVWRWRPVAGGAPPNGVEGSGR
- a CDS encoding CoA-transferase, translating into MSAAPSGVTRAEVCVTAIAECFRDDGETLANPIGTIPMIGGRLARASFSPDLLMTDGEAVLIANDEAFEWPGGKVVETYNPYRAMFDVVWSGRRHVIMGASQIDASGNQNFASIGDDYQRPKAQLLGFRGAPGNTVNNATSYWVPNHSPRVFVEKVDVVTGVGWNRAAEAGPAALRFIDLRRVVTNLAVMDWETPERRMRLRSVHPGVAVDEVVAATGFELVVPDDVPDSRLPTPDELRLIREVIDPAGLREKEVPS